A genomic segment from Fusobacteriaceae bacterium encodes:
- a CDS encoding phosphoenolpyruvate carboxykinase (ATP), which yields MSTIAKFQRADVTQGKRAFSMSRTTIETAFYGNNVVKMNDIGKAYEMAKAAVGTIETDMPVYKPESIGLPADAKILLFNDGETVGRFAGARVILGEKGVDEGEICKVLREAVYLTRFKKMYHTQAYIGLDPDFILRANLLVPENFENTLYNWLLNFQYITPFYDEMYGKSKPIGDEPDIYIVSVPDYVHPKFPNGLAYFDPEHNCACLLGMRYFGEHKKGTLTLAWSIANRNGYASCHGGLKRIVRKDKKAHVLGVFGLSGSGKSTLTHAKHGGKYDVTVLHDDAYIISSENGSTVAMEPTYFDKTQDYPLTSPDNKFLITVQNVGVTQDMEGKKVIVTEDIRNGNGRAIKSKLWAANRVDKMEEPINSIVWLMKDPSLPPVVKLTDPTLASVMGACLATKRTTAEKLAEGVDPNALVFEPYANPFRTYPLGEDYKKFKYLFEVRGVACYILNTGHFLEKKIPKETTIDIIEKIVDETAAFKALGPITEIETMDIEGFVPDFSSADYLKVLKGQFQSRVDYLNSLETFKGGRDALPAEARAAIEGILKRF from the coding sequence ATGTCAACAATTGCGAAGTTTCAAAGAGCGGATGTAACTCAGGGAAAACGGGCGTTTTCCATGTCCCGTACCACAATTGAGACCGCGTTTTACGGAAACAACGTGGTGAAAATGAACGACATCGGAAAGGCATACGAGATGGCAAAGGCTGCGGTAGGGACCATTGAGACGGATATGCCGGTCTATAAGCCGGAATCCATCGGACTTCCCGCCGACGCCAAAATCCTTTTGTTCAACGACGGGGAGACTGTCGGTCGTTTCGCGGGAGCACGAGTAATTTTGGGCGAAAAGGGCGTCGACGAGGGGGAAATCTGCAAAGTCTTGAGAGAGGCCGTCTATTTGACCAGATTTAAAAAAATGTACCACACCCAGGCCTATATCGGCCTTGATCCCGATTTTATCCTGCGGGCGAATCTGCTGGTTCCGGAAAATTTTGAAAACACGCTCTACAACTGGCTGCTGAATTTCCAGTACATCACGCCCTTCTACGACGAGATGTACGGGAAATCCAAACCCATAGGCGACGAGCCGGACATCTACATCGTGTCCGTACCCGATTACGTGCATCCGAAATTCCCCAACGGCCTGGCCTACTTCGATCCCGAACACAACTGCGCTTGTCTTTTGGGCATGCGCTATTTCGGCGAACACAAGAAAGGAACGCTGACGCTGGCCTGGAGCATCGCCAACCGCAACGGCTACGCCTCCTGTCACGGCGGCCTGAAGCGCATCGTGCGCAAAGACAAAAAAGCCCACGTATTGGGCGTATTCGGGCTGTCTGGCTCCGGAAAATCCACGCTGACCCACGCCAAACACGGCGGTAAATACGATGTGACCGTGCTTCATGACGACGCCTATATCATTTCCTCCGAAAACGGCTCCACCGTGGCCATGGAACCCACGTATTTCGACAAGACCCAAGATTATCCGCTGACCTCTCCCGACAACAAGTTTTTGATTACGGTGCAGAATGTGGGCGTGACGCAGGATATGGAAGGCAAGAAAGTCATTGTGACCGAGGATATAAGAAACGGCAACGGCCGGGCCATCAAGTCCAAACTCTGGGCCGCCAACCGCGTCGACAAAATGGAAGAACCGATTAATTCCATCGTATGGCTCATGAAAGACCCTTCGCTGCCGCCGGTGGTAAAACTGACGGATCCGACGCTGGCCTCGGTCATGGGGGCCTGTCTCGCGACGAAACGGACGACAGCCGAAAAGCTGGCCGAGGGGGTCGATCCCAACGCGCTGGTCTTCGAGCCCTACGCCAATCCTTTCCGGACGTATCCTTTAGGCGAGGACTACAAGAAATTCAAGTATCTCTTTGAGGTAAGGGGAGTCGCCTGCTATATCCTCAATACGGGACATTTCCTCGAAAAGAAGATCCCCAAGGAAACGACCATAGACATCATCGAAAAAATTGTCGATGAAACGGCGGCATTCAAGGCCCTGGGTCCCATAACCGAGATCGAGACCATGGATATCGAGGGTTTCGTTCCCGATTTTTCCAGCGCCGACTATCTGAAGGTTTTGAAAGGTCAGTTCCAGAGCCGGGTCGACTATCTCAATTCTCTCGAAACCTTCAAGGGGGGCAGAGACGCGCTGCCGGCGGAAGCCAGAGCGGCCATTGAGGGGATTTTGAAACGGTTCTAA
- a CDS encoding RluA family pseudouridine synthase gives MEFTIDEKYENARFDRFLRNHFPDTPLDAIFRGIRKGLARVNGKKAKENYHLRRGDQVSADFTGAIGNKAEGSEKKPPAEKELPRGVMSWAEIQSGIVFENDDILVYNKAPGVVMHKGSGHEVGLSELIKSYTENPEFNFVNRIDKSTSGLVLGSKKLTVTRALSQDIRRRDITKRYYILVHGEIAERHFTLRNWLRKEEERVVVLPGAEPGAREAVSHFRVLRKRKGLTLLAGELESGRTHQLRVQLAARGNPVVGDGKYGEKEKGETLYLFSCYLKIPRYNLELELPAPERFIKRMGNERNKK, from the coding sequence ATGGAATTCACGATCGACGAAAAGTATGAAAACGCGCGCTTTGACCGGTTTTTGCGCAACCATTTTCCGGATACGCCTCTGGACGCCATTTTTAGAGGGATCCGGAAGGGTCTTGCCCGGGTGAACGGAAAAAAGGCCAAAGAAAACTATCATCTGCGCAGAGGGGATCAGGTCAGCGCCGATTTTACAGGCGCGATCGGAAACAAGGCCGAAGGAAGTGAAAAAAAACCGCCGGCGGAGAAAGAACTTCCGCGCGGGGTCATGAGCTGGGCCGAAATCCAAAGCGGGATCGTCTTTGAAAATGACGACATCCTCGTCTACAATAAAGCGCCGGGAGTCGTGATGCACAAGGGTAGCGGTCATGAAGTAGGCCTTTCCGAGCTGATCAAGAGCTATACGGAAAATCCCGAGTTCAATTTTGTCAACCGCATCGACAAAAGCACCTCGGGCCTCGTCCTGGGCTCGAAAAAGCTTACGGTCACAAGGGCCCTCTCTCAGGATATTCGCCGACGGGACATCACGAAGCGCTATTACATCCTGGTCCACGGGGAGATCGCCGAGCGGCATTTTACGCTCAGGAACTGGCTCAGAAAAGAAGAGGAGCGGGTCGTGGTCCTGCCCGGAGCGGAACCCGGCGCCAGGGAAGCCGTCAGCCATTTTCGGGTCTTACGCAAAAGAAAGGGCCTGACGCTCCTGGCGGGAGAGCTCGAAAGCGGACGGACCCATCAATTGCGGGTGCAACTGGCGGCAAGGGGGAACCCTGTCGTGGGAGACGGAAAATACGGAGAAAAGGAAAAGGGGGAGACGCTGTATTTGTTTTCCTGTTATCTGAAAATTCCCCGATACAATCTGGAGCTGGAATTGCCTGCGCCGGAGCGGTTCATCAAGCGGATGGGGAACGAGAGGAATAAAAAATAA
- the rodA gene encoding rod shape-determining protein RodA, with protein MNHLLLLNALFICVISLATIYSATITRTSLFFRREALWLGISVGAYILFTLIDYKKYGKYYKVIYGFNLLLLMSVYVIGISRKGAYRWVALGPFTVQPSEFAKLFIILTFSEFLVRNYRERFDGVKSLFLAGLHILPVFLLILRQPDLGTSLVLIVIYVVLVFIHGIDWKMIALMVAGAVVSVPLVYLFVLKDYQRERILTFLNPESNISDSGWNVIQSMIAIGSGGVYGKGFMNNTQSKLRFLPESHTDFIGSVFLEERGLVGGLILLALYLILIFQILQVADTTEDPYGKLVCYGIASIFFFHVAVNIGMIMGVMPVTGLPLLFMSYGGSSLLFSFMMLGIVQSVKIYRGE; from the coding sequence ATGAACCATCTGTTGTTGTTGAACGCGCTCTTTATTTGCGTCATCAGCCTCGCGACCATTTACAGCGCCACCATCACGAGGACTTCGCTTTTTTTCCGGCGGGAGGCCCTGTGGCTGGGGATTTCCGTCGGGGCCTACATTCTCTTTACGCTGATCGATTATAAAAAATACGGAAAATACTATAAGGTCATCTACGGCTTTAACCTGCTTTTGCTGATGTCGGTCTACGTCATCGGGATTTCCCGCAAAGGCGCCTACCGCTGGGTCGCCTTGGGACCTTTTACGGTGCAGCCTTCGGAATTCGCGAAGCTTTTTATCATCCTGACGTTTTCGGAATTTCTCGTGAGGAATTACCGGGAACGCTTTGACGGCGTCAAGAGCCTTTTCCTGGCGGGCCTGCATATCCTGCCGGTCTTTCTTTTGATCCTCCGGCAGCCGGATCTGGGGACTTCCCTGGTGCTCATTGTGATCTACGTCGTCCTCGTCTTTATCCACGGCATCGACTGGAAAATGATCGCCCTGATGGTGGCGGGGGCCGTGGTTTCCGTCCCGCTCGTCTATCTTTTCGTCCTCAAGGACTACCAGCGGGAGCGGATCCTGACATTTTTGAATCCCGAAAGCAACATCAGCGACAGCGGCTGGAACGTGATCCAGTCCATGATCGCCATCGGTTCCGGCGGCGTCTACGGCAAGGGCTTCATGAACAACACCCAGAGCAAACTCCGTTTTTTGCCCGAATCCCATACGGACTTTATCGGTTCCGTTTTCCTTGAAGAACGGGGTCTCGTGGGCGGACTCATTCTCCTGGCGCTCTACCTGATCCTGATTTTTCAGATCCTGCAAGTCGCGGATACGACGGAAGATCCCTACGGCAAACTCGTCTGCTATGGCATCGCCTCGATTTTCTTTTTCCACGTGGCGGTCAATATCGGCATGATCATGGGCGTCATGCCTGTTACGGGCCTGCCTTTGCTCTTTATGAGCTATGGCGGAAGTTCTCTGCTTTTTTCCTTTATGATGCTGGGGATCGTCCAGAGCGTCAAGATTTATCGCGGGGAATAG
- the dut gene encoding dUTP diphosphatase — translation MKEEKIKVEITREQGAELPRYETEGAAGMDVRAHLTAPVTLKSLERALIPTGLRIAVPEGYEVQVRPRSGLALKHGITLLNTPGTIDSDYRGEVRIIVANLGAEDFVIQPGERIGQLVLNKVAQIRWTEVETLDATARGDGGFGHTGTR, via the coding sequence ATGAAAGAAGAAAAAATCAAAGTTGAAATCACGCGGGAACAGGGGGCGGAGCTGCCCCGCTATGAAACGGAAGGGGCCGCCGGCATGGACGTGCGGGCGCATCTCACGGCCCCGGTGACGCTCAAATCTCTGGAAAGGGCCCTGATTCCCACAGGGCTCAGAATTGCGGTACCCGAAGGCTACGAGGTCCAGGTGCGGCCCCGTTCGGGTTTGGCGCTCAAACACGGGATTACGCTCCTCAATACGCCCGGCACCATAGACAGCGATTACCGCGGCGAGGTGCGGATCATCGTCGCGAACCTGGGCGCCGAAGACTTTGTGATCCAACCCGGGGAGCGGATCGGCCAGCTTGTCCTGAACAAAGTGGCGCAAATCCGCTGGACGGAAGTCGAAACCCTGGACGCCACGGCCCGCGGAGACGGCGGATTCGGCCATACGGGCACGCGATAG
- a CDS encoding insulinase family protein, giving the protein MKNLKVTKLQNGITLLMERIPGVESVCLGVFVRTGAVYEKPEESGVSHYLEHMMFKGTKKRTAKEISEAIDREGGMINAYTSKTKTVYYVKMLPETIKTGIDILSDILTRSIFPPEELEKERNVIIEEIHMYEDIPEETIHDENARFALAGVYGNSVIGTEASLKGITEEAFRKYHKETYTPENMLVSVAGKIEFAEIQDCLERQLGKYKNPSPKRNVSEGFTVLKKENIIKKKTNQIHLCVNTRDLSIIDDKWYVSAVIGNTMGGGMSSRLFQKVREDLGLAYAIYAYGSWFPQGGLFTVYAGTTKKDWKKVARIVLDEFKAMREKGVTAAELAKSKNQIMSGLIFGLENTKNRMERMANSWMLMGRVVPIAEVMAEIRAITRKDVMATAEYMFDEAYYSTTVLGDIR; this is encoded by the coding sequence ATGAAAAATCTCAAAGTGACAAAACTCCAAAACGGCATTACCCTTCTGATGGAAAGAATCCCGGGCGTTGAAAGCGTCTGCCTCGGCGTCTTCGTCCGGACGGGCGCCGTCTATGAAAAACCCGAAGAAAGCGGCGTTTCCCACTATCTTGAGCATATGATGTTCAAAGGCACGAAAAAGCGGACGGCAAAGGAAATTTCGGAGGCCATCGACCGGGAAGGGGGCATGATCAACGCCTACACAAGCAAGACCAAAACTGTATATTATGTGAAGATGCTGCCGGAGACGATCAAAACCGGAATCGACATTCTCTCCGATATTCTGACCCGCTCCATTTTCCCGCCCGAAGAGCTCGAAAAGGAAAGAAACGTCATTATCGAGGAAATCCATATGTACGAGGACATCCCCGAGGAGACCATACACGATGAAAACGCGCGCTTCGCGCTGGCCGGAGTCTACGGCAACTCCGTGATCGGGACCGAGGCGAGCCTCAAAGGCATTACGGAGGAGGCCTTCCGGAAATACCATAAAGAGACCTATACGCCTGAAAACATGCTGGTATCGGTTGCCGGGAAGATCGAATTCGCGGAAATCCAGGACTGCCTGGAGCGGCAGCTCGGCAAGTACAAAAACCCTTCGCCAAAAAGAAATGTGAGCGAAGGATTTACAGTTTTGAAAAAAGAGAATATAATAAAGAAAAAGACGAACCAGATTCACCTGTGCGTCAACACCCGGGACCTTTCGATCATCGACGACAAATGGTATGTTTCGGCCGTCATCGGCAACACCATGGGCGGCGGCATGAGTTCCCGGCTTTTTCAGAAAGTGCGGGAGGATCTGGGGCTCGCTTACGCCATTTACGCCTACGGCAGCTGGTTTCCCCAGGGGGGGCTGTTTACGGTCTACGCGGGGACGACGAAGAAGGATTGGAAAAAAGTCGCCCGCATCGTCCTCGATGAGTTCAAGGCCATGAGGGAAAAAGGCGTCACGGCGGCGGAACTCGCCAAAAGCAAAAATCAGATTATGAGCGGGCTGATCTTCGGCCTGGAAAACACGAAAAACCGCATGGAGCGCATGGCCAATTCCTGGATGCTCATGGGGCGGGTCGTCCCCATCGCGGAAGTCATGGCGGAAATCCGGGCCATTACGCGAAAAGACGTCATGGCCACGGCCGAATACATGTTTGACGAAGCGTATTATTCCACGACGGTTTTGGGGGATATCCGATGA
- a CDS encoding LptF/LptG family permease: MKIIDKYLSKNFIRSFAISLVAFIGIFIISQLFKIMRYVSEGRFTAAEALTYIVSMLPKIVIDVTPIAVLLGSLLTISTMAANLEMISLKTSGVSFRRIVLFPILIAFLISVGVFVINDRVYPGAIRENYRLRSSGDRDGLQKVVTTKERAFVRGEKGGHIYYMGKINRITGEGENIVIIDLNKDFNKRERIILAPRGSYNFRDGVWELEEAKIYRGEEARAEEPAGIFRDEKYTEKPDLFITEDVNPKTLSIAQLKKAVQAAKTTGSDTRQIMVELGKRYSFPFSSFICVFLGLALGSRYVRSTSAISIALCLCFGYGYYVVQGIFESYSKNGMIDAFVAGWIPNILFLLVGVYFMKRAEY, translated from the coding sequence GTGAAAATCATTGACAAATACTTGAGCAAAAATTTCATCCGCTCCTTCGCCATAAGCCTCGTCGCCTTTATCGGGATCTTCATCATCAGCCAGCTTTTCAAGATCATGCGCTATGTGAGCGAAGGGCGCTTTACGGCGGCGGAAGCCCTTACCTACATCGTGTCCATGCTGCCCAAGATCGTAATCGACGTGACGCCCATCGCGGTTTTGCTTGGTTCTCTTTTGACGATCAGCACTATGGCCGCCAACCTTGAGATGATCTCCCTCAAGACCTCGGGCGTCAGCTTCCGGCGGATCGTCCTCTTTCCGATTTTGATCGCCTTCCTGATCTCCGTCGGGGTTTTCGTGATCAATGACAGGGTCTACCCGGGGGCGATTCGGGAAAATTACCGCCTGCGGAGCTCCGGCGACCGAGACGGGCTCCAAAAGGTCGTCACCACAAAAGAGCGGGCCTTTGTGCGGGGCGAAAAGGGCGGCCATATCTATTATATGGGGAAGATCAACCGGATCACCGGCGAAGGGGAAAATATTGTCATTATTGACTTGAATAAGGACTTCAACAAACGGGAGCGCATTATCCTGGCGCCCCGGGGGAGTTACAATTTCCGGGACGGCGTCTGGGAACTGGAGGAAGCCAAAATTTACCGCGGGGAAGAAGCCCGGGCGGAGGAACCCGCCGGGATCTTCCGGGATGAAAAATATACGGAAAAGCCGGATCTGTTCATTACCGAAGACGTCAATCCGAAGACGCTTTCCATCGCGCAGCTGAAAAAGGCCGTGCAGGCCGCCAAGACCACCGGAAGCGATACGCGGCAGATCATGGTCGAGCTGGGGAAACGCTATTCCTTCCCCTTCAGCAGCTTCATCTGCGTATTTCTGGGCCTTGCCCTCGGGAGCCGCTATGTCAGGAGCACGTCGGCCATCAGCATCGCGCTCTGTCTTTGCTTCGGCTACGGCTATTACGTTGTGCAGGGGATATTCGAATCTTACAGCAAAAACGGCATGATTGACGCCTTTGTGGCCGGCTGGATCCCCAATATCCTGTTTTTGCTGGTCGGCGTCTATTTTATGAAAAGGGCGGAATATTGA
- a CDS encoding LptF/LptG family permease, translated as MKIIDRYILEEVKMPILFGISLFTFIFIIEIIVTMMESIIVKGISLLDILRMLSFYLPPILAQTIPMGLFLGIMMTFSKFTRTSEVTAMYAGGVDLRTILKPVLLLSVVVTLFIFFLQESLVPRSFKKLQYLTAKMAYENPVFNLQDKTFIDEVEKYNLYIDRMDKTTGTAKGVLVFQNEKKNKYPTVLIGNEAYWKESSMIITSSKFYTYDDDGREKLRGEFRDKSVPLTAYFGSMAIKIKDIEAMNIRMILEEMRQLKGAAKLPYRVEIHRKIALPLSTLMLGLLGVLLSVGHHRNWRGTSFSFSLVIMFVYIAILNMGMVLANKGKIPPFLGVWLPNVILLGLTAGMYRRKSR; from the coding sequence ATGAAAATCATCGACCGATATATCCTGGAAGAGGTGAAGATGCCGATTTTATTCGGGATCTCCCTTTTTACGTTTATTTTTATCATCGAAATTATCGTAACCATGATGGAAAGCATTATCGTCAAAGGCATATCGCTTTTGGACATCCTGCGGATGCTGTCCTTCTACCTGCCGCCGATCCTGGCCCAGACGATTCCCATGGGGCTTTTTCTGGGGATCATGATGACTTTTTCAAAATTCACGCGGACAAGCGAAGTGACGGCCATGTACGCCGGGGGCGTCGACCTCAGGACCATCCTCAAGCCCGTACTTTTGCTCTCGGTCGTCGTGACCCTCTTTATTTTCTTCCTCCAGGAAAGCCTTGTGCCCCGCTCGTTCAAAAAACTCCAGTACCTGACGGCCAAAATGGCCTACGAAAATCCTGTGTTCAACCTGCAGGACAAAACCTTTATCGACGAAGTGGAAAAATACAACCTTTACATAGACAGAATGGACAAGACCACGGGGACCGCCAAAGGGGTGCTCGTGTTCCAAAATGAAAAGAAAAACAAATACCCGACGGTTTTGATCGGTAATGAAGCCTACTGGAAGGAATCCTCCATGATCATCACGTCTTCAAAATTTTACACCTATGACGACGACGGCAGAGAGAAACTCCGGGGGGAATTCCGGGACAAAAGCGTTCCGCTGACCGCGTATTTCGGCTCCATGGCCATCAAGATCAAAGACATCGAGGCCATGAACATTCGCATGATTCTCGAAGAGATGCGGCAATTGAAGGGGGCGGCAAAACTCCCCTACCGGGTGGAAATCCACAGAAAGATCGCGCTTCCGCTGTCAACGCTGATGCTGGGGCTTCTGGGCGTACTCCTTTCCGTGGGGCATCATCGCAACTGGCGCGGGACCAGCTTTTCCTTCAGCCTTGTGATCATGTTTGTCTATATCGCGATCCTCAACATGGGCATGGTTTTGGCGAACAAAGGGAAAATCCCGCCATTTTTGGGCGTGTGGCTCCCCAACGTTATCCTGCTGGGCCTGACCGCGGGGATGTATCGCAGGAAGAGCAGGTGA
- a CDS encoding CvpA family protein codes for MYLDIFVVIVLLLALILGFRNGIFIEFLSVFGFVASFFLSKKLTPVFVQKMGLDTGKNGDVISYAVGFFICLFCITIIIQFLKRIFEGDKGFVIRLLGAIAGVLKGVFVVSVFLLILNILSDYFEVVKTYTKDSRANQMFVDTIPSLEKYLPAIVNEKLNEIRNKKLADKLSRL; via the coding sequence ATGTATCTGGACATTTTCGTGGTCATCGTGTTGTTATTGGCGCTGATCCTGGGGTTCCGGAACGGAATCTTCATTGAGTTCCTTTCGGTCTTCGGATTTGTGGCAAGCTTTTTCCTGAGCAAGAAACTGACGCCGGTATTCGTGCAAAAAATGGGACTGGACACAGGAAAAAACGGCGACGTGATCTCTTACGCCGTGGGGTTTTTCATCTGTCTGTTTTGCATTACGATCATCATCCAGTTTCTGAAGCGGATCTTTGAGGGGGACAAAGGCTTTGTCATCCGGCTCCTGGGCGCCATCGCGGGCGTCCTCAAAGGCGTTTTCGTCGTTTCCGTATTTTTATTGATCCTCAATATCCTGAGCGACTATTTTGAGGTTGTCAAGACTTACACGAAAGACAGCAGGGCGAATCAGATGTTTGTGGATACGATCCCTTCCCTCGAAAAATATCTGCCGGCCATCGTCAACGAAAAATTGAACGAGATCCGGAACAAAAAATTGGCGGACAAACTGAGCAGGCTGTGA